The following proteins are encoded in a genomic region of Roseofilum reptotaenium CS-1145:
- a CDS encoding STAS domain-containing protein has product MDINIHSEDLVTIIEVKGSIDGQTASTLQEQILPAIESAPRILLNMTEVSFMSSAGLRTLLVLHRKAAEKNIDEQKIPIILVGLSEEIRDTMSITGFLDFFTLCETIDEARRLS; this is encoded by the coding sequence ATGGACATTAACATTCACAGTGAAGATTTAGTAACGATTATAGAAGTCAAAGGCAGCATTGACGGACAAACTGCCTCTACTTTGCAAGAGCAAATTCTACCCGCGATCGAATCAGCCCCCAGAATTTTGCTCAACATGACAGAAGTTTCTTTTATGTCCAGTGCGGGACTGAGAACCTTATTGGTCTTACATCGCAAAGCCGCCGAAAAAAACATAGATGAGCAAAAAATACCAATTATATTAGTTGGATTATCAGAAGAAATTCGGGACACTATGTCCATTACTGGATTCCTCGACTTTTTCACCCTTTGTGAAACCATAGATGAAGCTCGTCGCCTGTCTTAA